One genomic window of Patescibacteria group bacterium includes the following:
- the rny gene encoding ribonuclease Y encodes MDFFILLIAVLLSGAAGFVIRKLVAQQAAASVEAKTKRLLEDTRTKQKELLIEAKDKALAIIDEAKKEKETYLQELHNQQKRLEKREELFDKKLLEFEDKQQQLTEARKKVDQLKEDLGHLREETLKKLEIVAGLTREDAKRVLLDNTENSVKEELLSRVRKLERESSEEWERKARHYISIAMERCASSHAVETTTTVISIPSDDLKGRIIGREGRNIKAFEQLTGVEIVVDETPQTIVISGFSMIRRQIAKIALEKLVLDGRIHPGRIEEAIDQAKKELSVEIKKAGEDAAYEVGVAGLDPKLLQILGRLKYRTSYGHNVLSHSIEVGLLAGLLAEELGANVSVAKKGGLLHDIGKAVDHEVQGGHPEIGRDIMKKFGLPEEVSYIAIAHHEDNPSTLEGIIVKVADAISGARPGARKDTYEQYVQRLEELEKIATSFDGIEKAYAIQAGREIRVFANPDRIDDWAAQKLAREVANKIETELKYPGEIRVTLIRERRVIEYAR; translated from the coding sequence ATGGATTTTTTTATTCTGCTCATTGCCGTTCTGTTGAGCGGTGCCGCGGGCTTCGTAATACGGAAACTCGTAGCCCAGCAAGCGGCCGCCTCTGTTGAGGCAAAAACCAAGCGGCTCCTCGAGGATACGCGGACAAAGCAAAAAGAATTGCTCATTGAAGCGAAAGACAAGGCGCTCGCGATTATTGACGAAGCAAAAAAAGAAAAAGAGACCTATCTCCAAGAGCTTCATAACCAGCAGAAACGGCTGGAGAAACGGGAAGAGCTTTTTGATAAGAAACTCTTAGAGTTTGAAGACAAGCAGCAGCAGCTCACCGAGGCGCGCAAAAAAGTGGACCAGCTCAAAGAGGATCTTGGCCACTTGCGCGAGGAAACGCTCAAGAAACTGGAAATTGTCGCGGGACTCACCCGTGAGGATGCGAAACGGGTTCTTTTGGATAACACGGAAAATTCCGTCAAAGAAGAACTGCTGTCCCGCGTCAGGAAACTCGAGCGCGAAAGCTCGGAAGAGTGGGAGCGCAAAGCGCGGCACTATATCAGCATCGCCATGGAGCGATGCGCGTCCTCCCATGCCGTGGAAACGACGACCACGGTCATCTCAATCCCTTCTGATGATTTGAAGGGGAGAATCATCGGGCGCGAGGGGCGCAATATCAAAGCTTTTGAACAGCTTACCGGCGTGGAAATCGTCGTCGATGAAACGCCGCAGACGATCGTTATTTCCGGCTTCTCCATGATCCGCCGGCAGATCGCCAAAATTGCGCTTGAAAAACTCGTCCTTGACGGCCGCATCCACCCTGGCCGCATTGAAGAAGCAATCGACCAAGCTAAAAAAGAGCTCTCGGTAGAAATTAAAAAAGCGGGAGAAGATGCCGCCTATGAAGTGGGGGTGGCGGGACTGGACCCCAAGCTCCTCCAAATCCTAGGACGCCTCAAATACCGCACCAGCTACGGCCATAATGTCCTCTCCCATTCGATAGAAGTGGGGCTCCTCGCAGGGCTTCTGGCGGAAGAATTGGGCGCGAACGTGTCAGTCGCTAAAAAAGGAGGCCTGCTCCATGATATCGGAAAAGCAGTTGATCATGAAGTGCAGGGCGGCCATCCGGAAATAGGACGGGACATCATGAAGAAATTCGGGCTTCCTGAAGAAGTATCCTACATCGCCATCGCGCACCATGAAGATAATCCTTCCACTTTGGAAGGCATCATCGTGAAAGTGGCAGATGCCATCTCTGGCGCAAGGCCGGGAGCCCGCAAAGACACCTATGAACAGTACGTGCAGAGGCTTGAAGAGCTGGAGAAGATCGCGACATCTTTTGACGGCATTGAAAAAGCTTATGCGATCCAGGCGGGACGTGAAATACGCGTCTTTGCTAATCCTGACCGCATTGATGATTGGGCCGCGCAGAAGCTAGCGCGCGAAGTCGCCAATAAGATTGAGACAGAGCTCAAATATCCGGGAGAGATAAGAGTAACACTTATTCGGGAAAGAAGGGTGATTGAATATGCCAGGTAA